A DNA window from Hordeum vulgare subsp. vulgare chromosome 1H, MorexV3_pseudomolecules_assembly, whole genome shotgun sequence contains the following coding sequences:
- the LOC123409183 gene encoding glycine-rich cell wall structural protein 2-like, whose translation MATTKHLAIAVLVLLSIGTSTSARILLGYGPGGGGGGGGSGGGGGSGYGGSGSGSGYGEGGGSGGGISGGGYGHGGGGGGGGGEGGGAGSGYGSGEGSGYGGGAGGYGGGSGGGGGGGQGGGGAGYGHGSGEGSGYGGGASGGGGGHGGGGGGGQGGGSGGGSGYGSGSGSGYGQGGAYGGGYGSGGGGGGGGGQGGGSGYGSGSGSGYGYGSGGGFGNGHH comes from the coding sequence ATGGCTACCACCAAGCATTTGGCCATTGCCGTTCTTGTCCTCCTTAGCATAGGCACGAGCACAAGCGCTCGAATCCTCCTGGGTTACGGTCCtggcggaggaggcggtggcggtggcagcgGCGGGGGTGGTGGTAGTGGCTATGGTGGATCAGGGTCTGGTTCTGGGTATGGCGAAGGTGGTGGAAGTGGAGGAGGTATTAGTGGTGGTGGATACGGCCATGGAGGTGGCggtggaggcgggggtggtgaggGCGGAGGCGCCGGTTCTGGGTACGGATCTGGGGAGGGATCCGGCTACGGGGGCGGCGCCGGTGGGTACGGTGGCGGCagtggcggaggaggtggtggcggccaaGGTGGCGGTGGTGCAGGCTATGGGCATGGGTCCGGTGAGGGTTCTGGCTATGGCGGTGGTGCTAGTGGAGGCGGTGGCGGTcacggaggtggtggcggtggcggccaaGGTGGTGGGTCTGGCGGGGGCTCAGGCTACGGCTCCGGGTCTGGCAGTGGGTATGGCCAGGGTGGCGCATATGGTGGAGGGTATggaagcggcggcggcggtggcggaggaggtggccaaggtgGAGGCTCTGGCTATGGTTCCGGGTCTGGCTCTGGATACGGTTACGGTTCCGgcggtggtttcggaaatggacacCACTGA